The following proteins are co-located in the Wenzhouxiangella marina genome:
- a CDS encoding lysophospholipid acyltransferase family protein codes for MLFLARLLIRLLALLPLKLLYGLAVPLAALGRLRRSRKARIIDTNLALAFPESNDEERQALRRAHEVEMIRLALETGAVWHWPARRIESRIRSVEGLEALEQARADGRGVLFLSGHLGNWEILTLYLSLQVPLVALYKAPRDARLQRAITDSRERFGGRLVASGSPAMRTLLRQLRQGQGAGLLIDQQPKQGEGRFVDFFGHPALTMTLPYRLSQRTGCRIVLSECTREPGGRGWAIRLEAAPEAAYSEDSETALTTLNDWLAERVKAHPAQYLWRYKRFDLQPDNGPSPYRRRD; via the coding sequence ATGCTGTTCCTCGCGCGTCTCCTGATCCGCCTGCTCGCCCTGCTGCCGCTGAAGCTGCTCTACGGCCTGGCCGTGCCGCTGGCGGCCCTCGGCCGCCTTCGACGCTCGCGCAAGGCGCGCATCATCGACACCAACCTGGCCCTGGCCTTTCCCGAATCGAATGATGAGGAGCGTCAGGCCCTGAGGCGTGCGCACGAAGTCGAGATGATCCGCCTGGCCCTCGAAACCGGCGCGGTCTGGCACTGGCCGGCCCGGCGCATCGAATCGCGGATCCGTTCCGTCGAGGGCCTGGAGGCACTCGAGCAGGCCCGAGCGGACGGGCGCGGCGTGCTCTTCCTCAGCGGCCACCTCGGCAACTGGGAGATCCTGACCCTCTACCTCTCGCTCCAGGTGCCACTGGTCGCCCTGTACAAGGCCCCGCGCGACGCGCGTCTGCAACGGGCCATCACGGACTCGCGCGAGCGCTTCGGCGGTCGTCTGGTGGCCAGCGGCAGTCCCGCCATGCGAACCCTGCTGCGCCAGCTTCGCCAGGGCCAGGGCGCGGGCCTGCTCATCGACCAGCAGCCCAAACAGGGCGAAGGCCGTTTCGTCGATTTCTTCGGCCATCCGGCGCTGACCATGACCCTGCCGTATCGCCTCAGCCAGCGAACCGGCTGCCGCATCGTGCTGTCCGAGTGCACCCGCGAGCCGGGCGGGCGGGGCTGGGCCATCCGCCTCGAAGCCGCACCGGAAGCCGCCTATTCCGAGGACAGCGAGACCGCCCTGACCACGCTCAATGACTGGCTGGCCGAGCGCGTCAAGGCCCACCCGGCCCAGTACCTCTGGCGTTACAAGCGCTTCGATCTCCAGCCCGACAACGGGCCGAGCCCCTATCGGCGTCGGGACTGA
- the trkA gene encoding Trk system potassium transporter TrkA: protein MQIIILGAGQVGTGMAHSLSREENDITVVDTDPNRLRDLQEKLDIRTVHGHAAHPQTLIRAGIEDADLLIALTNSDETNMVACQVAYSLFNTPTKVARVRAADYLAHPELFNREHTPIDVLISPEKLVTDHLQRLIEYPGALQVLDFADGRAQLVAARAYHDGPLVGRQLMALRELLPEGVDTRVAAIFRNDVAIIPQGDTRVEVDDIVFFLAATRDIPAVMAELRRLSGPAHRILLSGGGNIGANLARRLERHHHVKIIERDPARAEQIAEDLDTAITLVGDCADEDLLHEEGISETDVYCALTNDDEANILSSMLAKRMGADKVITLINRPAYVDLVESDRIDVAVSPQQVTIGALLTHIRKGHMVRVHSLRRGAAEAIEAVAHGTPGQSKVVGKRIDEIDLPDHTSIGGVVRGEEVIIAHDDVVIQEDDHVILFVADQKQIKRVERLFSVDAVFV from the coding sequence ATGCAGATCATCATTCTCGGAGCCGGCCAGGTCGGGACCGGCATGGCGCACAGCCTGTCGCGGGAAGAGAACGACATCACCGTCGTCGATACGGATCCGAATCGCCTTCGTGATCTGCAGGAGAAGCTCGACATCCGCACCGTGCACGGTCACGCGGCACATCCGCAGACCCTGATCCGTGCCGGCATCGAGGATGCCGACCTGCTGATCGCCCTGACCAATTCCGACGAGACGAACATGGTCGCCTGCCAGGTGGCCTATTCCCTGTTCAACACACCGACCAAGGTGGCGCGGGTGCGGGCGGCGGACTATCTGGCCCATCCGGAGCTGTTCAACCGCGAGCACACGCCGATCGATGTGCTGATCAGCCCGGAAAAACTGGTCACGGACCATCTCCAGCGCCTGATCGAGTACCCGGGCGCGCTGCAGGTGCTGGACTTCGCCGATGGTCGTGCCCAGCTGGTGGCGGCTCGTGCCTACCATGACGGCCCGCTGGTCGGTCGGCAGCTGATGGCCCTGCGCGAACTGCTCCCTGAGGGTGTGGACACGCGCGTGGCCGCGATCTTCCGCAACGACGTGGCCATCATTCCGCAGGGCGACACCCGGGTCGAGGTCGATGACATCGTCTTCTTCCTCGCCGCCACCCGCGACATTCCTGCCGTGATGGCCGAACTGCGTCGCCTCAGCGGCCCGGCGCACCGCATCCTGCTGTCCGGCGGCGGCAACATCGGCGCCAACCTGGCGCGGCGCCTGGAGCGGCATCATCATGTCAAGATCATCGAGCGTGACCCGGCCCGGGCCGAGCAGATCGCCGAGGATCTGGACACGGCGATCACCCTGGTCGGAGACTGTGCCGACGAGGATCTGCTGCACGAGGAAGGCATCAGCGAGACCGATGTCTACTGCGCGCTGACCAACGACGACGAGGCGAACATCCTGTCCTCGATGCTGGCCAAGCGGATGGGGGCGGACAAGGTGATCACCCTGATCAATCGTCCGGCCTACGTCGATCTGGTCGAATCCGACCGCATCGACGTGGCGGTCAGTCCCCAGCAGGTCACGATCGGCGCCCTGCTGACGCATATCCGCAAGGGGCACATGGTTCGCGTGCACTCCCTCCGACGCGGAGCGGCCGAGGCCATCGAAGCCGTTGCCCACGGCACGCCGGGGCAGTCGAAGGTGGTCGGCAAGCGCATCGACGAGATCGATCTGCCCGATCACACCAGCATCGGCGGGGTGGTACGCGGCGAGGAAGTGATCATTGCCCATGACGACGTGGTGATCCAGGAAGATGACCACGTGATCCTGTTCGTGGCCGATCAGAAACAGATCAAACGCGTCGAACGCCTGTTCTCGGTCGACGCCGTCTTCGTCTGA
- the rlmKL gene encoding bifunctional 23S rRNA (guanine(2069)-N(7))-methyltransferase RlmK/23S rRNA (guanine(2445)-N(2))-methyltransferase RlmL, producing MSSFFAPAAQGLEDLLATELRGLGLESARPERGGCRFEADLAGAYRVCLWSRLAARVLLPLAEFEAPDDQALYEGTASIDWSEHLSPELSIAVSFSGVRPALSHSRFAEQRIKDAIVDQFREATGQRPSVDLRQPDIRLQAHQNRNRVTLSLDLSGDPLHRRGYREAGNIAPLKEHLAAAMLLRADWPEIAAAGGALVDPMCGSGTLVIEAAMMASDTAPGLLRTRWGFLAWPGHDDGTWKALIDEAIERQEVGLEKLPPLLGSDSDARAIRTARANAQRAGFGQAIRFETLPLEDARAPSERGLVITNPPYGERLGEQHQMLPLYLQLADTLKQHFAGWRAVILNGAGLEIGLKPEKSWPMRNGPIQCRLDRFEIGAEPSPASEQARDLVNRLAKNRRQLGRWLRREGVSCYRIYDADLPEYALAIDVYGTAEGDWLHVQEYQAPRSVDPRRAQARLRAALQVIPEALEVPAERMVFKVRQRQRGESQYRRQASLGQTLTVSEGRCRFKVNLVDYLDTGLFLDHRPVRLWLGEHARGKRLLNLFCYTGAATVHAAVGGARATTSVDLSNTYLDWLADNLALNQVATSEHRLIQADCLAWLEACREHYDLIFLDPPSFSNSKRMDTTLDVQRDHGEMIRNAMRCLAPEGLLIFSTNLRRFRLDPDLSDEFSIEDRSRWSIPEDFKRNPRIHQCHFIRQRR from the coding sequence ATGAGCTCTTTCTTCGCACCCGCCGCCCAGGGCCTGGAGGATCTCCTGGCCACCGAACTCCGGGGACTGGGCCTTGAATCTGCCCGGCCCGAGCGCGGCGGCTGCCGCTTCGAGGCCGACCTGGCCGGCGCCTACCGAGTCTGCCTCTGGTCCCGCCTGGCGGCCCGCGTGCTCCTGCCCCTGGCCGAATTCGAGGCGCCCGATGACCAGGCCCTGTACGAGGGCACGGCTTCGATCGATTGGTCGGAGCACCTGTCACCCGAGCTCAGCATCGCGGTGAGCTTCTCCGGTGTTCGTCCCGCGCTCAGCCACAGCCGTTTTGCCGAGCAACGAATCAAGGACGCGATCGTCGACCAGTTCCGTGAAGCCACCGGTCAGCGGCCCTCGGTCGATCTGCGCCAGCCCGATATCCGCCTGCAGGCCCACCAGAATCGAAACCGAGTCACCCTGTCCCTCGACCTGTCCGGCGACCCCTTGCACCGCCGCGGCTACCGGGAAGCCGGCAATATCGCCCCGCTGAAGGAGCACCTCGCCGCCGCCATGCTCCTGCGCGCCGACTGGCCGGAGATCGCGGCCGCCGGCGGCGCCCTGGTCGACCCCATGTGCGGCTCCGGCACCCTGGTCATCGAAGCGGCCATGATGGCCAGCGACACCGCCCCCGGCCTGCTGCGCACTCGCTGGGGCTTTCTGGCCTGGCCGGGGCATGACGATGGGACATGGAAAGCGCTGATCGACGAGGCCATCGAACGCCAGGAGGTCGGGCTCGAGAAGCTGCCGCCCCTGCTGGGCAGCGACAGCGATGCGCGCGCCATTCGCACCGCCCGCGCCAATGCCCAGCGAGCCGGCTTCGGCCAGGCCATCCGCTTCGAAACCCTGCCACTCGAGGACGCCCGCGCACCCAGCGAACGGGGTCTGGTGATCACCAATCCGCCCTATGGCGAACGTCTCGGCGAGCAACACCAGATGCTGCCGCTCTACCTGCAGCTGGCCGACACCCTCAAGCAGCACTTTGCCGGCTGGCGCGCGGTGATCCTCAACGGAGCCGGCCTGGAGATCGGACTGAAACCCGAGAAGAGCTGGCCGATGCGCAACGGCCCGATCCAGTGCCGCCTCGATCGCTTCGAGATCGGTGCCGAGCCCAGCCCGGCCAGCGAACAGGCGCGCGACCTGGTCAACCGCCTCGCCAAGAATCGCCGCCAGCTCGGCCGCTGGCTTCGGCGAGAAGGGGTGAGCTGCTACCGGATCTACGATGCCGATCTGCCCGAGTACGCGCTGGCCATCGACGTCTACGGCACGGCCGAGGGCGACTGGCTGCACGTGCAGGAATACCAGGCGCCACGGTCCGTCGACCCACGGCGGGCCCAGGCCCGACTGCGTGCGGCCCTGCAGGTCATTCCCGAGGCACTCGAGGTGCCGGCCGAGCGGATGGTCTTCAAGGTCCGTCAGCGCCAGCGCGGCGAGTCCCAGTACCGTCGTCAGGCCAGCCTGGGTCAGACCCTGACCGTCAGCGAAGGCCGCTGCCGCTTCAAGGTCAATCTGGTCGACTATCTGGACACGGGCCTGTTCCTCGATCATCGGCCCGTCCGTCTCTGGCTTGGCGAGCACGCCAGGGGCAAGCGCCTGCTCAATCTGTTCTGCTACACGGGCGCGGCCACGGTGCATGCCGCCGTCGGCGGTGCCCGGGCCACGACCAGCGTCGACCTGTCCAACACCTACCTGGACTGGTTGGCCGACAATCTGGCGCTGAACCAGGTGGCCACCTCCGAGCACCGCCTGATCCAGGCTGACTGCCTGGCCTGGCTCGAGGCCTGCCGAGAGCACTACGATCTGATCTTCCTGGACCCACCCAGCTTTTCGAATTCCAAGCGGATGGACACGACCCTGGACGTGCAGCGCGACCATGGCGAGATGATCCGCAATGCGATGCGCTGCCTGGCGCCGGAGGGCCTGCTGATCTTCTCGACCAATCTGCGCCGCTTCCGTCTCGATCCGGACCTGAGCGATGAATTCAGCATCGAGGATCGCAGCCGCTGGTCGATTCCGGAGGACTTCAAGCGCAACCCGCGCATCCATCAATGCCACTTCATCCGCCAGCGCCGCTGA
- a CDS encoding L-threonylcarbamoyladenylate synthase, which yields MDPTVIERMIEQGRDSYEARLAAGQARLKQGEAERAREHLQVATRLAPDKTMAWQVLGEALKALDELPAAARAWMRGIEVARGNGDQQAEKVMTVWLKRIDKARLSIDPNEVFATGRLIGLPTETVYGLAAPIDRPELVQRVFELKGRPPGHPLIVHVGSLTQARACVADWPEAAEMLAGRYWPGPLTLVLPKSDRVSDAITAGQATVALRMPDHPLALALLRASSAPLVAPSANPFTRLSPTRAEDVRAVFAEDQVTVVDGGPCRVGIESTIVALDPGAKTARLLRPGMISSEDLAAVLPPDWSWVESSVAGPRAPGQMREHYRPSRPLRVEVLADPAAIEHRRLALEARPELVEVRLPEAAEAAARELYQRLREADREGAEALVLLLSEACLRDPAWAGIVNRLAKAASQWSGPAA from the coding sequence ATGGATCCCACCGTCATCGAGCGCATGATCGAGCAGGGCCGCGACAGCTACGAGGCGCGGCTGGCAGCGGGGCAGGCGCGACTGAAGCAGGGTGAGGCCGAGAGGGCGCGCGAGCACCTTCAGGTCGCCACGCGCCTGGCCCCCGACAAGACCATGGCCTGGCAGGTGCTGGGCGAGGCGCTGAAAGCGCTCGATGAGTTGCCGGCGGCAGCGCGAGCCTGGATGCGAGGCATCGAGGTGGCGCGCGGCAATGGCGATCAGCAGGCCGAGAAGGTGATGACGGTCTGGCTGAAGCGGATCGACAAGGCCCGGCTGAGCATCGATCCCAACGAGGTCTTCGCCACCGGCCGTCTGATCGGCCTGCCGACCGAGACGGTCTACGGGCTGGCCGCACCGATCGATCGGCCCGAGCTGGTCCAGCGCGTGTTCGAGCTCAAGGGGCGGCCGCCGGGCCATCCGCTGATCGTTCATGTCGGCTCCCTGACCCAGGCGCGTGCCTGCGTGGCCGACTGGCCCGAGGCCGCCGAGATGCTCGCCGGTCGCTACTGGCCGGGTCCCCTGACCCTGGTGCTGCCCAAGTCCGATCGGGTCAGCGATGCGATCACGGCCGGCCAGGCCACGGTGGCCCTGCGCATGCCGGACCATCCGCTGGCCCTGGCCCTGCTTCGGGCGTCGAGTGCACCATTGGTGGCGCCCTCGGCCAATCCCTTCACGCGACTCTCGCCGACCCGGGCCGAAGACGTCCGTGCCGTGTTCGCGGAAGACCAGGTCACGGTCGTGGATGGCGGGCCCTGCCGAGTCGGCATCGAATCGACGATCGTCGCGCTGGACCCTGGCGCGAAGACCGCTCGACTGCTCCGGCCGGGCATGATCTCCAGCGAGGACCTGGCGGCGGTGCTGCCCCCGGACTGGTCCTGGGTCGAGAGCTCGGTCGCTGGCCCCAGAGCTCCTGGTCAGATGCGCGAGCATTACCGGCCCTCGCGTCCGCTTCGGGTCGAGGTGCTGGCCGACCCCGCGGCCATCGAGCATCGACGCCTGGCTCTGGAGGCCCGGCCCGAACTGGTGGAGGTGCGCCTGCCGGAGGCCGCTGAAGCGGCGGCGCGTGAGTTGTATCAACGCCTGCGCGAGGCGGATCGAGAGGGCGCCGAAGCCCTGGTGCTGCTGCTGAGCGAGGCCTGTCTTCGTGATCCGGCCTGGGCCGGCATCGTCAATCGCCTGGCGAAGGCGGCGAGTCAGTGGAGCGGTCCGGCCGCTTGA
- a CDS encoding lysophospholipid acyltransferase family protein, with translation MRALLALARVLIRLLGWLPLSWLHRFAALPAALLYRLPWKKHRVIRRNLQLCFPELSESERRQLHQQYLVELFRLIFEAGALWHWSEQRIEQRVRIVEGRALLDSLRRDERGVLLVSGHVGNWELLNLYLSRHIDMATLYRAPSGPALDAFINQPRSRFGADMVPGDRAAIRTLLTQLRKGKAAAIAADIQPKRGEGVFVPFFGIPALTMTLVHKLACRTGCRVILTWAKRRPGGQGWDLSLIEAGEWIRQEDPVAALAGMNNWLETAIRSAPAQYLWLYKRFSRRPEGEPPRYPKLKRPDRSTDSPPSPGD, from the coding sequence ATGCGAGCCCTGCTTGCCCTGGCCCGTGTCCTGATCCGCCTGCTGGGCTGGCTCCCTCTGTCCTGGCTGCATCGCTTCGCGGCGCTGCCGGCGGCGCTGCTGTACCGCCTGCCCTGGAAGAAGCACCGGGTCATCCGGCGTAATCTTCAGCTCTGCTTCCCCGAGCTGAGCGAATCGGAACGCCGTCAGCTGCATCAACAGTACCTGGTCGAGCTGTTCCGTCTGATCTTCGAGGCCGGCGCGCTCTGGCACTGGTCGGAGCAGCGCATCGAGCAGCGGGTCCGCATCGTCGAAGGTCGCGCCCTGCTGGATTCCCTCAGGCGGGATGAGCGCGGCGTCCTGCTGGTCAGCGGCCACGTCGGCAACTGGGAACTGTTGAACCTCTATCTGTCCCGGCATATCGACATGGCCACGCTCTATCGAGCCCCCTCCGGTCCGGCGCTGGATGCCTTCATCAATCAGCCTCGCAGCCGCTTCGGGGCCGACATGGTGCCCGGAGACCGGGCCGCCATTCGCACGCTGCTGACCCAGCTACGCAAGGGCAAGGCGGCCGCGATCGCCGCAGACATCCAGCCCAAGCGCGGCGAGGGCGTCTTCGTGCCCTTTTTCGGCATCCCGGCCCTGACCATGACCCTGGTCCACAAGCTGGCCTGCCGGACCGGCTGCCGCGTCATCCTGACCTGGGCGAAGCGCCGGCCAGGCGGCCAGGGTTGGGATCTCAGTCTGATCGAAGCCGGCGAATGGATTCGCCAGGAGGACCCGGTGGCCGCCCTCGCGGGGATGAACAACTGGCTCGAGACCGCGATCCGCTCGGCGCCGGCCCAGTACCTGTGGCTGTACAAGCGCTTCAGCCGACGGCCCGAAGGCGAGCCGCCCCGCTATCCGAAACTCAAGCGGCCGGACCGCTCCACTGACTCGCCGCCTTCGCCAGGCGATTGA
- a CDS encoding TrkH family potassium uptake protein — translation MRHHLYAPVQRIVGVLLMFTSLGFFPPLLFAFFGQDGAATAFLVSLLGVAATGWMVYWPVRQANRDLRISDGFLVVVACWGAVCLAGSVPFILVLDASFADAVFESTSGITTTGATVFSGLDQMPISILWYRQQLQWMGGLGIIVLAVAILPMLRVGGMQVYKAEATGPVKESRLTPRVAETAKALWAIYIGLTAVCAAAFWAAGMSLFDAVAHSFSTISTAGFSTHDASIGHFDSALIDWLVVFFVFVASLNFALHYLALRRATAQVYLRDPELKLFAGLLVVISLLITVLLWQHDIHQSFWSALRYATFQAVSYTTTTGFATADVYLWPGTLPLLMILISGLGGCAGATTGGFKIIRVYLLTKQGLRELQRLIHPRAVVPLKFGGRTLNQEVANAVWGFVSLYILCIVILTLIVSGLEQDLVTAVSVVFSAMNNLGPALGEAGANWGPLGDATKWLMSFAMLLGRLEIFTILVLLTPSYWKH, via the coding sequence ATGCGCCATCATCTCTACGCCCCGGTTCAGCGGATCGTCGGCGTGCTGCTGATGTTCACCTCGCTGGGTTTCTTCCCGCCGCTGCTGTTTGCCTTCTTCGGTCAGGACGGCGCCGCCACGGCCTTTCTCGTCAGCCTGCTCGGCGTCGCGGCCACGGGCTGGATGGTCTACTGGCCGGTGCGCCAGGCCAACCGGGACCTGAGGATCAGCGACGGGTTCCTGGTCGTGGTGGCCTGCTGGGGCGCGGTTTGCCTGGCCGGTTCCGTGCCCTTCATCCTCGTGCTGGATGCCAGCTTCGCCGATGCGGTCTTCGAGTCGACGTCGGGCATCACCACCACCGGTGCCACGGTCTTCTCGGGCCTGGATCAGATGCCGATCTCGATCCTCTGGTACCGTCAGCAGCTGCAATGGATGGGTGGCCTGGGCATCATCGTTCTCGCCGTCGCCATCCTGCCCATGCTGCGCGTGGGTGGTATGCAGGTCTACAAGGCCGAGGCGACCGGGCCGGTCAAGGAATCGCGCCTGACCCCGCGCGTGGCCGAGACGGCCAAGGCCCTGTGGGCCATCTACATCGGTCTGACCGCGGTCTGCGCGGCCGCCTTCTGGGCCGCGGGCATGAGCCTCTTCGACGCCGTGGCGCACAGTTTCTCGACCATTTCCACGGCCGGGTTCTCGACCCATGACGCGTCGATCGGTCACTTCGACAGCGCCCTGATCGACTGGCTGGTGGTGTTCTTCGTGTTCGTCGCCAGCCTGAACTTCGCCTTGCATTACCTGGCCCTGCGCCGGGCCACGGCCCAGGTCTACCTGCGCGATCCCGAACTGAAGCTGTTTGCCGGATTGCTGGTGGTGATCTCCCTGCTGATCACGGTGCTGCTCTGGCAGCATGACATTCATCAGAGCTTCTGGTCCGCCCTGCGCTACGCCACCTTCCAGGCCGTGTCCTACACCACGACCACGGGCTTTGCCACGGCCGATGTCTACCTCTGGCCGGGGACCCTGCCGCTGCTGATGATCCTGATCAGCGGCCTGGGTGGTTGTGCCGGAGCGACCACCGGCGGCTTCAAGATCATCCGGGTCTATCTGCTGACCAAGCAGGGCCTCAGGGAGCTGCAGCGCCTGATCCATCCGCGCGCGGTCGTGCCGCTGAAGTTCGGCGGCCGGACCCTCAACCAGGAAGTCGCCAACGCGGTCTGGGGTTTCGTTTCGCTCTACATCCTCTGCATCGTGATCCTGACCCTGATCGTGTCCGGCCTGGAACAGGACCTGGTCACCGCCGTGTCGGTCGTGTTCTCGGCCATGAACAACCTCGGCCCGGCCCTGGGTGAGGCGGGCGCCAACTGGGGTCCCTTGGGGGATGCGACCAAGTGGCTGATGAGTTTCGCCATGCTGCTCGGCCGCCTGGAGATCTTCACCATCCTGGTGCTGCTGACCCCGTCCTACTGGAAGCACTGA